The genomic stretch TTACATGATTGCTGAAACATTGAAAATATGTGACGAAAACACTGACCAGGAAGTAAAAACTGAACGGTATACATCTGAAACATACACCAAAGGAGCTTGCATTAGTTTCGATATTGACAATGCAGACAATGAAATTGCAAAAAACGCTGATTTTACCGATGGTGCGCAGAACAGAAAGGGTCACAATAGAAACAGTAGTGACTACATGTCCGTTTCGAACAGAAGCAAGGTCACGGATTTGTGTCTTTCACATATTGACTGTAGAAAAATTGCAGAGAATAACAGCCAAGGCTTTGATGTGTGTGACGGCTTAATCAGTTTTGAAGATAACTCTGTTGCTAAAGCTGATATCAATTCAAATAGATTAGGAATGGAACATTCATTGAACGATCTGAATCGAATAACACCGACATCAACACAACCACAGAATCACAGATCATCCACTTCATCAAATGAAACTGACACCGCCAGAAAGTTATCAGGTGGCCAGGCAAAGGAGAAGACCTCAATTGTTGCAAACATGAAACAATCCATCCAGAAGGGTTTCACTAAACTGCTTGATGAACTGGACGTAATGGATCTGTGTGACCATCTGTACGAGAGGGCGGTGGTTGACTTCAAGTTTTACAGTACGATGTTTGAGCTGCACTTCAGTCGCCGACATGTCAGAGACATCTCACGGTACCTGTTGCTCCATCTGTCCAGGATAGGTGTCTGCAAAGACCGAATGATTGACGCGCTATATGGCTCGGCGGAGTATAGATTTATACCAGTATTCTTTCCCGAGGAGAAAATATGAGTCTCTTTCAGTTTATTAAATTGATCATTGGGAAGGAACCATGAATTCCAATCTCAATTTTTGGAAAATAACACgcagttttaaataattgccGAAATGGATAGAGGGGCTTACTGAAAAAAAACGATTATAAAATAACTAGATTATTAGATACAACTATTGATCGCATACTAAAGCTTATACACATAAAGAAAATGGTTATAAAAAAAAGTACTGCGTAATATCGTATCGCTACACAATAAATCTATATACAACATGTTCGTACTGTAGGAAATGTGAAAGTGAACTTTTCAGTTTTTGTTTGACTCAGACATTTGTTCGTAAGTCtagattattttaattgaatttaattttattgtatatttttaatttcacgCTATTGTTATTATTACGATTCTTTAgtgttttgttacattttgtttcttatatcatttttatcaataaacatatttgtaaagtgtGTTTTGTGTATGAATTGTTTTGTGTTTGCATATATATATGGCAATGAGCAGGCGATGTTAAGCTATAGTTCACCAATATTAACCTGGCATTAACCTATATGCGTGAGTATATGAGAATATCGTTACGATAAATATATTTGTCTtcgtactttacgcacatgaattaatccACGTATTCCGAGATTGATCAAAATGGAAGAATTCAAAAAGTACCATAACAACAGTATTTTGGAAAAGAATAGAGGATCTGGTACGGAGAAGTATCAATTACACTTATATAAACTTTTTTCCCGAAATGCAGAAACAAGATAGCATTACTTAAGTAAAATAACAGGGCACCTATAATAAGGTTTATAAAGTAGCCTCATGTTCAATAGCATATGCACTTAAACCCCACCTTAAACACTTGTTTCgaaacataaaaaagttttttttctattgaCTTTTTATTCTAAGAACGCAAGTCAAATTTATTTTGTGATATTTAAAGTTATTCTGAAAACAACGACAGTCCCGACCTTATCGTGATGACAGATTTTAAAAAGGCTTTGTATaccttatattttaaatatattgaacaCTTGTAAGGATTGTTTTTACTTTGGAACCTTTTTTAAAGGTGTGTTTTCTTAACGAAAGCATCTGTACTTAATGGGTTCATTTCGGGCAGTATCTTAATAGGCCGCGGGTCAAAGACAATGAGACCCTATATCTGCTTACATACTTATTTTATGTGAAGAGAttcaaacaaataagaaataacacAGAGAACATATAATATGCATTACTTTTGGGGGTAAAGAATGAAAGAAAAGCGCAGTTTAATTATTATACGCATTATTATTGTTAGATTGCTCAGAACAATCCCTAAATTGATCTTTAAATTGTCTGTATGAATTTTCTTTATTTCAGGAAGTTTAGGTAATTTCtgcaaaacaaactttaaaatacaCCTCTCGttcataaacacatattaaaacCTTCGTGGGgtatatcaatattttaattgttatgcATTTGTTTGATGTCGACCTGAAAAACATTTATgctaaaattaaatgtttttgtaatGAAATGCTTGTGATAAGTGAAAACgaaattaaacaattttatatcagaAAACTCACACAATTGGAAGAATTTCGGTTGTAAATTCACTAATTTAAATTCACTCATGTATGATATATTAACTCATTTTATGTTACTTTTCCGACCTATACAAGGAACATACTTAatgatcttcataaaaaagatCTTCAATTTGTTTTGTAAGACAAATAACATAAGATCAACACGCACACTGCTCTTCCGAAATGCGGTATAGTCGGACTAATTATTTTGATGTTAttgcatattcaaataaaataaagttattattgttAAGGGAGATATACACACGTAGCGACAGAAACATAACACTCCTGGTTGgttcaatgttaaataatttaacatatttaaatgacgGAGGGATCAGAATTGTTAAAATTGTCTTTATTAAAGAAAGATCATAGAGTAACCTGTAGAAAAATAATTTTATCGACTATTATGGCCTTACTACAGGTAAACAATACATTACAGAAACAAAGCTATTTTACTGATCATTAAGTTCACTGCGCTGTCCTGCTTTTCTAAATGCTGTGTATGCAATGAGAGTAACGGCAAAGCCATATATGACTGTTTTGTAAAAAATCGAAAGTGCAAACATAATCAGGACTTTTTGAAATTCAAGAACATAATAGAAAtgtatttgttaacaaatattttatatcaataaggAAAATAGCATGCACTGATTTTAGACAAGGATAGATAAGCATACTCACTGTTTTCGATGAACATGATACACAGGACTGCGTGTACCCTATAAAAACATATCAGGAGTCGATTACctgtatatttgttaaattacaaaaataataattgcacATGTTCATAACTGTTTTTCATCTGTCCTTAGGAGAAATATTAGTATTGATTTATTCGCGGTAGTTATATAAGCAAAAACAGAAAACTTCTATATACTATATCTGGAGATAATGCAGTATATTTTCATGTGCAATTGAAGCAAAAGTATCCAAAATGTATATGATCTATGCAAAATTATAACACATATCTTGTAAAATATGCAACAAGTCTATACTCCTTGATTAGAAAAATGAATTGGTAGTATTTCTGATGTTCACCTCACAACGCATTCGAAAGTGTAAACAATTATTACGTTAAATAGCTCACAATTTTGGCAAAAACCGAAAATTTAAACCATGTTGATCAGACTGTCAAAATTTAAAGCCAAATCAATAAACCCAAATAATTTATGCAGAATGAaccattataataaaactattcaATTATTCATCATTATGTATAGAGGATATTGCAGAATTATACTCCATTAATTTATCATTGATCCTTAAATTATTGACACAATTAtgaatgtttaaaatacaaagttCTTAATATTCCTATTCAATTCTTCAATTTTGAACAAACACAGAAGCGGATCTGCAGCGAAATTGAATAGGTTGCGAACCCGAGATCTATTAACAAACATGTGTATGTATAAATCTTTGGTTGTGAATAAATGTATTCACGGACTTTCAGTGTCGGTTGTTGACCTAAAACTTTCAAGGTCACTAGTACACAGCTGTTATGGTATGACTGTATGCGGTTTTCGTGCACGCTATCAACTCGTAATTGAATACCCATCTTTTGTTAAAAATTGGCAATGATCGGCCGTTTCATTCTTCCTACTATTTAAGTATGGTAATCTGTCAAGGGATGTCttaacatgtatttacataaaattgaATTGGTTTGTTTACCAGCCAATCAACATTTGTTGATTCATTCCGTCCTGCAACAGAGTCAGTTTTAATGCATATGAATTAATTGATATTCAAATCCAACAAATCACCGTTTGCGCTGTAATTAGTTGAATTGcttgtttttatattgatttaCCTTAAGCATCAGAAATCAATTTAATTTCGCattggcgtaatggatatggtgttcgcctagcgatCTGGAAGTAATGAGTTCGTTCCTCGCTCgaggagcgttctctagatcttccccaatgacaccaagaactggttatatgcccagaaaacggactcgagagcgtttctataattatgcatgaggctttcgatgcaatcgagctaaaattaataggttttaAACTAACATAAATCAATACGAAGAGGATGCATGGCTTTAAGCCAACAGTTATGgtacgattattattattttttatcaatttatgtaTCATCACCACGCCGTTTTCTCGTTTCTAACCCTTAAAGCAGTTCGGTCAAAACATTTTCGGTACATGTACGAGTATGGCTGTATTGAATCAGGTATGtctaatacacatacctgattGAATGTTAATAACAAGTGATTTCTTTTGTTTCCTTTTATAGTGTAGGGGCTTAAATCccttatattcattttattcatattttattagGTATCCATGGGCTAAAGAATTGTTCCAAATGTGCTGTTGTGTATCTACAATTATTTTAGTGAAGGTTTGTTGTGGTTGTCAAtatacttgaaaataaacatacgcTCAAATATgaatttttgtcatttattgtcttTTCCCATACCAGCAGTTTATAAACGACTCGATGCATATTGCACAGTTATCTTTCAATATTTCAGATGACGtttgtttatgacatttttattttttgttctttattcGCATACTTTCAAGTGCCTTTGTTTCTGCATCCACAATCATAGTTTAAGAAAAAATAACCGCATTTTTAACGATTCGCAGACATTATAAGACATGCAAATCCCTAATCTGGTTTTCCCCCATTTTTAacgatataattaaaaaaattctactTATGAATACAAATTTTGATCAGAGAACACTAGTTtggtatatatgtatacataaatGTCGTATGGATGCATTCATTAAATCAAATGAGGTGTAAAAAgtgaaataaacaatacaaacacataGATGTTGTTATCTCCCCttagcaaaacaaaaaataccaatcTCTTGTCGTAAGTCAcattaaaaataagttttgaaaataaaggcaTTCAAAATATACGTACGTTTCACGGCAAAAGTTTAAGTTAAATCTTCACTCGCAAAGTTACTCGAATTTGCACAAAAACATTTGAAGTAACCATGCTTCAATCGAGAATTTAagatattgcatacatatattaaaatatgattttgatATGGAATCCATATAGACTTCTTACAATGataaaaaacatgtaatatatcatttgtaaacaaaaacgaTCGGGCACGACCTGGTTAACGAATCGGGCACGAATCGGTTCATATGCTCACCTACGTATTGATATTCAGAATAGAACAAATAGTTTCCATATTAAATAGTTCAATGCAAACGTGCATTTAGCTATGTAAATGATCGAGTCTTCATAATCAACTAATAATGTAACAAACAATTTGTTAACGTGGTGCATGTACCTATACAGATCAGGAAGTAATTACTCAACAATACCTTGGAATTTAAAGCCCGTTTTCTATAATGTATAAGACAGGCAGGGGAATTTggaattgtaaaataaaatgagttGTTCAGCAAGATGCTACATTCGACTTTTAATGCTGGAAtattcataaataacaatatattttggtGGCGTTTGCCGATATGACATGCCAAAAGACCACTTGAACTACACGACGacgaaatatttttttgtatttaaaaaaccGAAACCATTTCAAAACCCAAATCCATGACGATTGGGCCAAGTATCAACATTGAAATATACATTTTGCATAAAAAGAAATAAGTTGAGTTCCCTATGAGAATACTGATTGTCAAAGATCCGAACTTTATATGCAAACCATAATTGACCCGTAATTAATACCAAAATAACCACTATGAAAGGACATAACTGTGATAAACAACTGACCATGTAAAAATCATCTACAAATCTTGTCCTGTTTTAAGGCAATCGACGGAAAAGAACAGGCAAACACTGCCCATGACATCGCACTAACCATTGAAACAATGAACACAACACCGCATTACGCATTCCAATAATGCATATGATTgatagattgattgattgattttttatacacCGCACTTCGCAGTGCAATACTGGAGTAACAACGCAACACGCATTGCAATAAAGCACACATTGCCACACGAGCAtttcaataatgcagacaataccTTACAACGCGTTTTAATAATGCCTACAACACATCACCGCGCATTGCAATAATGTGCATACCACCGCAAAAAAAGAATTACAATTAAGCACACATTACCGCAGTATGAATTGCAAGAATGCATAAAACATCGCACTCCGCATTGCAATAATGTACGCAACACCTCACTGCGCATAGTAATAATGCACGCAATAACGCACTATACTTAGCAATAATGCAAACAACTCCACACTATGTATTGAAATAGTTCACACAACAGGCGTTACGAATCACCATAATGCTCACAACAGCGCAGTGACGCACTGCGCATACATAAAATGCGCCCACACCGCAACGCGAAATGTTAAGTTATTCAATCCTGTAATTGTTGCTGAACCTGTATCCGTTAATATATCGAGTCACACGTATGGTACGAGGATCTGTGTTCGATGAATCAAATTAAGTATAACGTTATCTTACATACGAGCTAGCAAGCTAAAAGGAAGTGttgttttaaaaatagaaattacAATAGGCATATGCAAGTCAGATTTAAGAAAACCACCGATTATTTTGAATACAGTAATTTGCTAGCCTATTGTAAAATTGCTGGTTACTGAAGCATTTTCTAAGGATTTGAATATATAGCTAACGTTAAAAGGTATTTGTATTgatcaatgttttataatgttgaaATGTGTTTATACTGCTTTTGATTATGCAGGTACATCATATTTTGAGATGTATTATTATGCTGCGAAATTATGCATTTTGTGTCTTAGAATTTTTTTTGTATTGAACAaacgtttaaataattgataCTTCACTGAAATCTAGAAAGCTTAAAGCAATAAGATTATTACGTTTTAATGATAAAGAATGCATTGTAGTTTGTTTTTAGTTAGTTTTGGAgtctaaaaaaatcataaaatgttGCACAATGCTTTG from Dreissena polymorpha isolate Duluth1 chromosome 10, UMN_Dpol_1.0, whole genome shotgun sequence encodes the following:
- the LOC127848669 gene encoding uncharacterized protein LOC127848669 isoform X2, producing the protein MDALHRCKSDFYRLPGLRGGQSKADLSTSCPPSIGCQQLLVNVSGKGHVRLTTQSFLEHAMKIALSLEYTTTSDSNITLCPLQILLPTGFRKDDIVISSDGEIRCTIEETSSLPVDKHTRLHSVNNTRLIDTNIKSTEKETYMIAETLKICDENTDQEVKTERYTSETYTKGACISFDIDNADNEIAKNADFTDGAQNRKGHNRNSSDYMSVSNRSKVTDLCLSHIDCRKIAENNSQGFDVCDGLISFEDNSVAKADINSNRLGMEHSLNDLNRITPTSTQPQNHRSSTSSNETDTARKLSGGQAKEKTSIVANMKQSIQKGFTKLLDELDVMDLCDHLYERAVVDFKFYSTMFELHFSRRHVRDISRYLLLHLSRIGVCKDRMIDALYGSAEYRFIPVFFPEEKI
- the LOC127848669 gene encoding uncharacterized protein LOC127848669 isoform X3, whose translation is MVNFLEHAMKIALSLEYTTTSDSNITLCPLQILLPTGFRKDDIVISSDGEIRCTIEETSSLPVDKHTRLHSVNNTRLIDTNIKSTEKETYMIAETLKICDENTDQEVKTERYTSETYTKGACISFDIDNADNEIAKNADFTDGAQNRKGHNRNSSDYMSVSNRSKVTDLCLSHIDCRKIAENNSQGFDVCDGLISFEDNSVAKADINSNRLGMEHSLNDLNRITPTSTQPQNHRSSTSSNETDTARKLSGGQAKEKTSIVANMKQSIQKGFTKLLDELDVMDLCDHLYERAVVDFKFYSTMFELHFSRRHVRDISRYLLLHLSRIGVCKDRMIDALYGSAEYRFIPVFFPEEKI
- the LOC127848669 gene encoding uncharacterized protein LOC127848669 isoform X1, producing the protein MDALHRCKSDFYRLPGLRGGQSKADLSTSCPPSIGCQQLLVNVSGKGHVRLTTQSFLEHAMKIALSLEYTTTSDSNITLCPLQILLPTGFRKDDIVISSDGEIRCTIEETSSLPVDKHTRLHSVNNTRLIDTNIKSTEKETYMIAETLKICDENTDQEVKTERYTSETYTKGACISFDIDNADNEIAKNADFTDGAQNRKGHNRNSSDYMSVSNRSKVTDLCLSHIDCRKIAENNSQGFDVCDGLISFEDNSVAKADINSNRLGMEHSLNDLNRITPTSTQPQNHRSSTSSNETDTARKLSGGQAKEKTSIVANMKQSIQKGFTKLLDELDVMDLCDHLYERAVVDFKFYSTMFELHFSRRHVRDISRYLLLHLSRIGVCKDRMIDALYGSAEYRFIPVFFPEEKI